From Garra rufa chromosome 19, GarRuf1.0, whole genome shotgun sequence, the proteins below share one genomic window:
- the LOC141292372 gene encoding uncharacterized protein, giving the protein MPSCDFCGYGPGENIDGVSFYEFPLVEEHRRHWIVNMGRDAEWIPSESSSLCSAHFTPDCFESGSARLHSDAIPTVFNFRHSENQILKDTENLLPQQGVHTESTNASKSSCCDSYKRLQATERNYQLKLAAAQLQIKEYKKTLAEESRKATQWQKRAIVLQSAIRAMKQRGSIHASRKTSTPKNSHLD; this is encoded by the exons ATGCCATCTTGTGATTTCTGCGGATACGGTCCTGGCGAGAATATCGACGGGGTCTCATTTTACGA ATTCCCGTTAGTAGAGGAGCATCGTCGCCACTGGATAGTAAATATGGGCAGGGACGCGGAATGGATTCCATCTGAATCCTCGTCTCTGTGCTCTGCTCATTTCACTCCGGATTGTTTTGAATCTGGATCAGCACGTTTACACTCAGACGCGATTCCGACTGTATTTAATTTCAGACATTCTGAG AATCAGATTCTTAAAGACACTGAAAATCTCCTTCCACAACAAGGAGTGCATACTGAATCCACTAACGCATCCAAATCATCCTGCTGTGATAGTTATAAACGTCTGCAGGCCACAGAAAGAAATTACCAGCTGAAATTAGCTGCTGCTCAGCTTCAGATAAAAGAATACAAAAAGACTCTAGCAGAAGAGTCACGAAAAGCAACACAATGGCAGAAGAGAGCAATAGTTTTGCAGAGTGCAATCAGAGCGATGAAACAAAGGGGGTCAATACATGCATCAAGAAAAACATCTACACCCAAAAATAGTCATTTGGACTGA